From the genome of Brassica oleracea var. oleracea cultivar TO1000 chromosome C4, BOL, whole genome shotgun sequence:
GTGGTCAGCAATTCGTCAATAAAATAGGTTAGTAAGAGCAACCCCATCAAGGGTTTATAACAGGTTCATGGGCTCAGTATCATAGGGCCGGATAATAAAAATAAATCATATATTGGGTTTAATTTCGCGACCCGCCTCTTACGCTTGACCCCGTCCGATACGGGTTCACGACAGATGTCGCATTTTCACTGGGGAAGGGGAGTCGACGTCACGCAGAGAAAAGCGGAGAGAGAATCATTTCTCTCATTTTCGCGTGAAAAGCTAGGGTTTCCTCCTCAGACGATTTCCCGTGCGACGCCGATCTCTCTCCACTTTTCTCTCCTTTTCTCGATCGATTCGACGCCGGATTGTCTCCTCCAGGAGCAGAGGTGAGTATCGACTCGATTCACCGTTTAGATATAAGAGTTTTGTAGTCGGAATCGCTATTGGGAATTCTCAATAAATTTTCTGATCTCGAGTTAGGGTTCGTAATGGAGATGGGTTTGGATCTACGGTTGTTTAACCTCGTATAGTGATTCTATTTATCGATTAATGGTTCGACTTTTGCGGATTAAAAATCAAATAGGGGTTATCGAGTTAGGGTTAAAAAAAAATTTAGGGGTTTCGATAAGTGGTTTGAAATCGTAAACTGGGTTGGATAGACGGTTCGTTTGATCGTGTTATTTACATATTTTGTGCTAATCATTTCAAGTTTTGTGTTTCAGATGGATCCCTTAGAAGAGATAAGAGATAGTAAGAGGCAACTAGAGTACTTAAACCACCTGGGAAACGTGGCCGATTCGGAATATGGAATGCCCAGAAGATGTGCTTGTGGTGGGAGAATGATTGACGAGCTTCGAGTCAAGGATGAGTTCGACACTCAGCCTGGGAAGCGCTTCTTCAGCTGCGTAAACTACGAGGTTAGATACAAACCCGTGCTACCCTTCATTACTCAGCCTCTTCATTATTAGTTAAATTTTAAAAATATGTTCTTTGATGTGTTTATGGTTTAACCAAGGCTGATGGTTTGCATTATCGTCAGCCTTGGGTTATAGGTGTGCAGGAGGAGATGGTACGCCTGCGTAAGCGTGTTGAGGAGGCTGATGAGGTGATCAAGTGGGTGCCCATTCTCAATAAACAGATTGAGAGTGTTGAGGTTTGTCACTTTGTCTAAGAGTTTCTATTAGAAAGTTATTTTTTCTAAATATTGGTTTTTAAATATTCAGTAACAAGGTTTCTTTTTTTCTTTGTGCAGGCACAAGTTAAAAGGCTGACTTTGCTGCTTGATAAGCTCACTGGTGACGTGTATAACCTCTCAGTGCAGGTGGCTGCTCTGGAGAATGTCTGTTTCGACTGAAATCGACGAGGTAAACATTCAAACTAAACTGAAGTAGAAGTTCTTTCCGCGTAGGTTGTTTGTTGTAGTTGAACTGATACTTAACTTAACTAGGAACTCAACTAGTTTCATTAAATATCTAGAGTAGGAGCTGTACTAGATTTTAGGTTTCATTAAATAGTTGTTGGTTGGTTGCTGTGA
Proteins encoded in this window:
- the LOC106341364 gene encoding uncharacterized protein LOC106341364 → MDPLEEIRDSKRQLEYLNHLGNVADSEYGMPRRCACGGRMIDELRVKDEFDTQPGKRFFSCVNYEADGLHYRQPWVIGVQEEMVRLRKRVEEADEVIKWVPILNKQIESVEAQVKRLTLLLDKLTGDVYNLSVQVAALENVCFD